In Companilactobacillus allii, one genomic interval encodes:
- the tsaE gene encoding tRNA (adenosine(37)-N6)-threonylcarbamoyltransferase complex ATPase subunit type 1 TsaE, translating into MTEYQVQTHSYEETEALGKRFSKALVAGDVILMNGDLGVGKTTFTRGLAQGLGIKKNVKSPTFTLIREYQDGRIPLYHMDAYRLESSPDEDLGFDEYFNGKGITIVEWPQFIKDEIPDDHISINIKRLQNDDDRQIVLKLHGNYQQRDFGEFLTGVNK; encoded by the coding sequence ATGACTGAATATCAAGTACAGACACATTCTTATGAAGAGACTGAAGCTTTGGGGAAAAGATTCTCTAAGGCTTTGGTAGCTGGGGATGTTATTTTGATGAATGGAGATCTTGGCGTTGGTAAAACAACTTTTACCAGAGGTCTAGCTCAAGGATTAGGAATTAAGAAGAATGTTAAAAGTCCAACTTTCACTCTAATTCGTGAATACCAAGATGGCAGAATACCGCTTTATCACATGGATGCCTATCGTTTAGAGAGCAGTCCTGATGAGGATTTGGGATTTGATGAGTATTTTAATGGTAAAGGAATAACCATTGTCGAATGGCCACAGTTTATTAAGGATGAAATCCCAGATGATCATATATCAATTAATATAAAGCGATTGCAAAATGATGATGATCGCCAAATTGTGTTGAAACTACACGGTAATTATCAACAAAGAGACTTTGGAGAATTTCTAACAGGGGTCAATAAATGA
- a CDS encoding Cof-type HAD-IIB family hydrolase, which yields MIKLIASDMDGTLLNDKMKVSERNIQAIKDAQANGIEFLIATGRGLSEARPFLDGRVNTGYITLNGAEVFDEEQNLASSNPISRESEHKLVDLLHKYNVYFEVVTDKGIFSDNKELRVSSLAQLLVSLNPGTTYEQAYNDTLERIKMTPMKFVDNYDHIFSDESYHIMKLLAFDSKNDREVKLHPLTNEINQSIKNVVVTSSSPNNIEVNSVDAQKGIALMKYAKLRGIKQSEIMAIGDNLNDESMIREAGIGVAMDNAVSAIKEIADEFTDNNVNDGVAQIIQKVIKQNETAGQMG from the coding sequence ATGATTAAATTAATTGCATCAGATATGGACGGAACTTTGTTAAACGATAAAATGAAAGTATCCGAACGTAATATTCAAGCGATAAAAGATGCCCAAGCAAACGGAATTGAATTCCTAATTGCTACTGGGCGTGGTCTAAGTGAGGCTAGACCATTTCTAGATGGACGCGTAAATACTGGATATATCACATTAAATGGTGCAGAGGTTTTTGATGAGGAACAAAACCTTGCATCCAGCAATCCAATTTCTAGAGAATCTGAACATAAGTTAGTGGATCTACTACATAAGTACAATGTATATTTTGAAGTTGTTACTGACAAGGGGATCTTTTCTGACAATAAAGAACTTCGTGTATCTAGTTTAGCTCAATTATTAGTAAGTTTGAATCCAGGAACAACTTATGAACAAGCTTACAATGATACGTTGGAGCGAATCAAAATGACCCCAATGAAATTTGTTGATAATTATGATCACATATTCAGTGATGAATCCTACCATATTATGAAGTTGTTAGCTTTTGATTCTAAAAATGATCGTGAAGTAAAATTACATCCTTTAACTAACGAAATAAATCAATCAATCAAAAACGTTGTTGTTACTTCATCATCACCTAATAATATCGAAGTAAACAGTGTCGATGCACAAAAAGGGATTGCTTTGATGAAGTATGCTAAATTAAGAGGTATCAAACAAAGTGAAATTATGGCGATTGGTGATAATCTAAATGATGAATCAATGATAAGAGAAGCTGGTATTGGAGTTGCCATGGACAATGCCGTATCAGCAATCAAAGAAATAGCTGATGAATTTACTGATAATAATGTTAACGATGGTGTTGCTCAAATTATTCAAAAGGTTATTAAACAAAACGAAACAGCAGGTCAAATGGGATGA
- a CDS encoding GNAT family N-acetyltransferase codes for MSEQLILREAIPDDAEKLLEFLKLASKQSDFIKHDSLDEVTIDQEKNSLDIIYNSDDNELVVAIFDDEIIGFCRLENSDKEIAELGVVVDKDFWGNGIGSYLIEDALNWAKESSLKKVFLEVYKNNPVAIHIYHKYGFTTESEKHETLIMEKMV; via the coding sequence ATGAGTGAACAACTGATTTTGCGAGAAGCGATTCCAGATGATGCAGAAAAATTGTTAGAATTTTTGAAACTTGCAAGTAAGCAAAGTGACTTTATTAAACATGATTCACTAGATGAAGTAACAATTGACCAAGAAAAAAATTCCTTGGATATAATTTATAATTCTGATGATAATGAACTTGTAGTTGCGATATTTGATGATGAAATAATCGGATTTTGTCGATTGGAGAACTCTGACAAAGAGATTGCTGAGTTAGGTGTTGTTGTTGATAAAGATTTCTGGGGAAATGGTATTGGCTCATATTTAATAGAAGATGCCCTGAACTGGGCAAAGGAATCAAGTCTTAAAAAAGTGTTTTTAGAAGTATATAAAAATAACCCTGTAGCGATCCATATTTATCATAAATATGGATTCACAACAGAGTCAGAGAAGCATGAAACTTTGATTATGGAAAAGATGGTCTAG
- the pta gene encoding phosphate acetyltransferase, which produces MDLFDSLKNKIDGKNLTIVLPEGNEPRILGAAIRLQKENILKPILLGNKDDISKVASDNSWNIDGLQIIDPETYSEFDEMVDSFVERRKGKNTKEQALTMLKNNNYFGTMLVYMDKADGMVSGAVHSTGDTVRPALQIVKTAPGNKSVSGSFILQKGDQRYMFADCAINIDPDANGLAEIAVQTAKSAKLFDIDPKVAMLSFSTKGSAKGEMVDKVVEATKLAKELDPSLPVDGELQFDAAFVPSVGAQKAPDSKVAGNANVFVFPDLQSGNIGYKIAQRFGGFEAIGPILQGLNKPISDLSRGCNEEDVYKTSILTAALSL; this is translated from the coding sequence ATGGATTTATTTGATAGTCTTAAGAACAAAATTGATGGTAAGAATCTAACGATAGTACTACCAGAAGGTAATGAACCAAGAATTCTTGGTGCTGCGATTCGTCTTCAAAAAGAGAATATTCTTAAACCAATTCTACTAGGAAATAAAGATGATATTTCTAAAGTTGCTAGTGATAATTCATGGAATATTGATGGTCTTCAAATTATTGATCCAGAAACTTATTCAGAATTTGATGAAATGGTAGATTCATTCGTTGAACGTCGTAAAGGAAAAAATACTAAAGAACAAGCTTTGACTATGTTAAAAAATAACAATTATTTTGGTACTATGCTTGTTTATATGGATAAAGCTGACGGTATGGTTTCTGGTGCAGTACATTCAACTGGTGACACTGTTCGTCCAGCACTTCAAATTGTTAAAACAGCTCCAGGTAATAAGAGTGTAAGTGGTTCATTTATTTTGCAAAAGGGTGACCAACGTTATATGTTTGCTGATTGTGCTATTAATATTGATCCCGATGCAAATGGATTGGCTGAAATAGCGGTACAAACAGCTAAAAGTGCAAAACTCTTTGATATTGATCCAAAAGTTGCTATGCTTAGTTTCTCTACAAAGGGTAGTGCTAAAGGAGAAATGGTCGATAAGGTAGTTGAGGCCACTAAATTAGCTAAAGAGCTTGATCCAAGTCTTCCAGTGGATGGAGAATTACAATTTGACGCTGCATTTGTACCTAGTGTCGGTGCTCAAAAGGCTCCAGATTCTAAGGTTGCTGGTAATGCCAATGTATTTGTATTTCCAGATCTTCAATCAGGTAATATTGGCTATAAGATCGCTCAAAGATTTGGTGGATTCGAAGCTATTGGACCTATTTTACAAGGTTTGAATAAGCCTATTTCTGATCTTTCACGTGGATGTAATGAAGAGGATGTTTATAAGACATCGATTTTAACTGCAGCACTATCACTATAA
- a CDS encoding 3'-5' exonuclease, with protein MNFVSIDFETANGHRTSACSLALVLVRDSQIVDSFYTLINPQEYFSPRNIQINHIRPDDVQDAPTFDKVWPHIQALFDTSHLVAAHNASFDNSVLKNTLTNYGIFAPKYLTIDTVKTSRKFYPQLPNHKLDTVSANLNIDLENHHNALADSIACAKILLKTEQDFGTEQIKKMVKLTS; from the coding sequence ATGAATTTTGTTTCAATAGACTTTGAAACTGCCAATGGACATCGGACTAGTGCCTGCTCATTAGCCTTGGTATTAGTTAGAGATAGCCAAATTGTCGACAGTTTCTACACACTAATCAATCCACAAGAATACTTCAGTCCAAGAAATATTCAAATTAATCATATAAGGCCTGACGATGTTCAAGATGCACCAACATTTGACAAAGTTTGGCCACATATTCAAGCACTCTTTGATACTTCTCATTTAGTAGCTGCACATAATGCCAGTTTTGATAATTCTGTTTTGAAGAATACCTTAACAAACTACGGGATTTTTGCCCCAAAGTATTTAACAATCGATACTGTTAAAACAAGTCGCAAATTTTATCCACAATTACCAAACCACAAATTGGATACCGTATCTGCTAACTTGAATATTGATCTAGAAAATCACCATAATGCATTAGCCGATAGTATTGCCTGTGCAAAAATACTACTAAAAACTGAACAAGATTTTGGTACAGAACAAATAAAAAAGATGGTTAAGCTAACTAGCTAG
- a CDS encoding uracil-DNA glycosylase, producing MKTLIKNDWEDILEPEFNKPYYHELHNFLKEEYSTKQIYPNMYKIFQAFIWTSFSDTKVVILGQDPYHEPNQAIGCSFAVAPGVRIPPSLVNIYKELQDDVGCKPVNHGYLKSWANQGVLLLNSVLTVRRGQAYSHKGKGWEELTDYAIKALSKRGKVVFILWGGAAKGKIPLIDQTKNTIISSPHPSPLSAYRGFFGSKPFSRTNKALLSYNERVINWQLPEVVDEMEEK from the coding sequence TTGAAAACATTAATCAAAAATGATTGGGAAGATATATTAGAACCAGAGTTCAATAAGCCCTATTATCATGAATTACATAATTTTTTAAAGGAAGAATATAGTACAAAACAAATCTATCCAAATATGTACAAAATTTTTCAAGCGTTTATTTGGACTTCTTTTTCGGATACTAAAGTAGTTATTTTAGGCCAAGACCCATATCATGAACCTAATCAGGCTATTGGGTGTAGTTTTGCAGTGGCACCAGGTGTAAGAATACCGCCGTCATTGGTTAATATTTATAAAGAATTACAAGATGATGTTGGTTGTAAGCCGGTAAACCATGGCTATTTGAAGTCGTGGGCAAATCAAGGTGTATTGCTATTGAATTCTGTTTTGACGGTTAGAAGAGGCCAAGCATATTCTCATAAAGGTAAGGGATGGGAAGAGTTGACCGATTATGCAATTAAGGCATTGTCGAAACGTGGTAAGGTCGTATTTATTTTGTGGGGAGGAGCTGCTAAGGGGAAAATCCCTCTGATAGATCAAACTAAAAATACAATAATATCATCGCCGCACCCCAGTCCATTGTCCGCATATCGTGGTTTTTTTGGATCAAAACCATTTTCTCGCACAAATAAAGCGCTTTTATCTTATAATGAAAGGGTAATCAATTGGCAATTACCTGAAGTTGTCGATGAAATGGAGGAGAAATAA